Proteins encoded within one genomic window of Nordella sp. HKS 07:
- a CDS encoding flagellar basal body-associated FliL family protein, which produces MADDVDKTEERDAAPKPIAGTSIISLIVAVVVVTLLAAGGGGLVGIYLYSKIESVAKEKATAKEEKPASEYAGNLSVKTVPPVLTNLASPSNVLLRIEASLIFEGAAPDDAEALATQISGDAMAYLRTVSLRQIEGASGLLHLREDLTERARIRSEGRVREFVIQGLAVE; this is translated from the coding sequence ATGGCTGACGACGTGGACAAGACCGAGGAGAGAGATGCGGCGCCTAAGCCGATCGCCGGCACGTCGATCATTTCGCTGATCGTGGCGGTGGTCGTTGTGACTTTGCTTGCCGCCGGCGGTGGCGGGCTCGTCGGCATATACCTCTATTCCAAAATCGAGAGCGTCGCCAAGGAGAAGGCGACGGCCAAGGAGGAAAAGCCCGCCTCCGAATATGCCGGCAATCTGAGCGTGAAGACAGTGCCGCCGGTGCTCACCAATCTCGCCAGCCCGTCCAATGTTCTGCTCCGGATCGAAGCGTCGCTCATCTTCGAGGGCGCCGCACCCGACGATGCCGAGGCGCTCGCGACACAGATATCCGGCGATGCCATGGCCTATCTGCGCACCGTATCTCTGCGCCAGATCGAAGGAGCCTCGGGACTACTGCATTTGCGCGAGGATCTGACCGAGCGGGCCAGGATCCGCTCGGAAGGGCGGGTGCGTGAGTTCGTCATCCAGGGGCTGGCGGTGGAATGA